The following are encoded in a window of Collinsella aerofaciens genomic DNA:
- the ffh gene encoding signal recognition particle protein, producing the protein MFDSLSDRLNDTFDRLRGKGMLTEADITSAMRDIRMALLEADVNFKVVKEFVAKTKERCMTAEVMESLSPAQNVVKIVLDELTEMLGSTESKLVFSNRIPNVIMLVGLQGSGKTTAAVKLAYLLKKQGRSPLLAACDVYRPAAADQLATLGGEIGVPVFRGDGAHPVDIAKGAIQEAVDHLRDVVIVDTAGRLQIDEQMMQEAVDIKKAVKPDQVLMVVDAMTGQDIVNVVSTFAERTDFDGVIISKLDGDARGGGALSVRQVTGKPIKFVSMGEKPDSLEPFYPDRMAKRILGMGDVVGIIEKAQEAADAEQLEAAERMLREGFTMNDMLDQMKAVKKMGGMKGILGMLPGGQRALNQMGGNLDEGIFDKNEAIIMSMTKEERLRPSIINGQRRARIAKGAGVTPTEVNSLMKQWGEMNKMMGRMRTMANQAQAGGKKGKKGKKGKKMRMPNIPGLDAMGLGGMGGLGTGGPKSDMDLLRQMEAQMRNKK; encoded by the coding sequence GTGTTTGATTCCCTGAGCGATCGCCTCAACGACACATTTGACCGCCTGCGCGGCAAGGGCATGCTGACCGAGGCCGATATTACTTCGGCCATGCGCGATATTCGCATGGCACTGCTCGAGGCCGACGTTAACTTTAAGGTCGTCAAGGAGTTCGTCGCCAAGACCAAGGAGCGCTGCATGACCGCTGAGGTCATGGAGTCGCTGTCGCCGGCGCAAAACGTCGTCAAGATCGTGCTCGACGAGCTCACCGAGATGCTTGGCTCAACCGAGAGCAAGCTCGTCTTTAGCAATCGCATTCCCAATGTCATCATGCTCGTGGGCCTGCAGGGCTCCGGTAAGACCACGGCGGCCGTAAAGCTGGCCTACCTGCTCAAGAAGCAGGGCCGCTCGCCGCTGCTCGCCGCGTGCGACGTCTATCGTCCCGCCGCTGCCGACCAGCTGGCCACGCTCGGTGGCGAGATCGGCGTGCCAGTCTTCCGCGGTGACGGCGCGCACCCGGTCGACATTGCCAAGGGTGCCATCCAGGAGGCCGTCGACCACCTGCGCGATGTGGTCATCGTCGATACCGCCGGTCGTCTGCAGATCGACGAGCAGATGATGCAGGAGGCCGTGGATATCAAGAAGGCTGTCAAGCCCGATCAGGTGCTGATGGTCGTCGATGCCATGACCGGCCAGGATATCGTCAACGTCGTCTCGACCTTCGCCGAGCGCACCGACTTTGACGGCGTGATCATCTCCAAGCTCGATGGCGACGCTCGTGGCGGCGGCGCGCTTTCCGTGCGCCAGGTGACCGGCAAGCCCATCAAGTTCGTGAGCATGGGCGAGAAACCCGATTCGCTTGAGCCGTTCTACCCCGATCGTATGGCCAAGCGCATTCTGGGTATGGGCGACGTTGTCGGCATTATCGAGAAGGCCCAGGAGGCCGCCGATGCCGAGCAGCTCGAGGCCGCCGAGCGCATGCTGCGCGAGGGCTTCACCATGAATGACATGCTCGACCAGATGAAGGCCGTCAAGAAGATGGGCGGCATGAAGGGCATCCTGGGCATGCTCCCCGGCGGCCAGCGTGCGCTCAACCAGATGGGCGGCAACCTGGACGAGGGCATCTTCGACAAGAACGAGGCCATCATCATGTCGATGACCAAGGAGGAGCGTCTGCGTCCTTCCATCATTAACGGCCAGCGCCGTGCCCGCATTGCCAAGGGCGCCGGCGTGACTCCCACAGAGGTCAATAGCCTTATGAAGCAGTGGGGCGAGATGAACAAGATGATGGGCCGCATGCGCACGATGGCCAATCAGGCTCAGGCCGGCGGCAAGAAGGGCAAAAAGGGCAAGAAGGGCAAGAAGATGCGCATGCCCAATATCCCTGGCCTGGACGCTATGGGTCTGGGCGGCATGGGCGGCCTGGGTACGGGCGGCCCCAAGTCCGATATGGACCTGCTGCGCCAGATGGAAGCGCAGATGCGCAATAAGAAATAA